tttatgcttGCGTGTAACATTGTGTCTTGTTCGCTTGCATATGTTGCactgcatttttttcttcttttgttgagtattattgtttttgctgtagctgtgttatgtgtgttattttttatccaTCTTTCCATTGCCATTTACCATTCCTCCATCATTCCATTGTACCACACCACTTCGCGGACGTTTCGCTTCTCGAGAGGCCGTGTGCTGCCTGACGCGCACCACGTACACACCGAGATGATATAAGTTTGCTAACGcgtgtttaattaaaaaaatataacattttTAGACAAAGGTTGTAATCAATCCCTTCAGGACGAAATTGTTCCGCTATGTACTCTTTTTCTTAAATGAAAGAAGAGAAACGAACAAATCATTCTTTCCAACTTATTTGTGAGCATGTTGagtgaaatatttaatttctttgcTAGGTGGGAAATAGGACGTAAAAGCGGATATTTCCCCCACATCACCAGTGAATATAGTAGCGATATAAAGCGCACTGCCCATTGAAACGTTGCGATGAAGGTGGCCAATTttaaaagatttcaaccgGTAAACGCAACCAATTTCCACTGGTACATGGATGCGTGAGAAAGATTGAAGGAGATTGGcgagaaaaagcaaaatataatttaaaaaaatacaataataacTCGTGCCCTAATATATAGCACCAGCAGTAGCTCACTAAAGCATTTATTTCCTCACGTCGATGAACAAAgacgttttgttttctttttattaaaaaaaaatgcacgaaAAGCTCCTACGcgcacaccagcagcagttgtAAAGGtaaattgaatgttttaatatgGTCGTAAATCCTCCAACggagttttgtttaatttttgttcactttttcttttcctctctctctttctcattatctgtctctctctctctctctctctctctctctcgctctctatttttatctctctctctctctctctctctttctcttcctctaTTTCTCGCCTTTTTGCTATATAAGTAGCTGTTGTGTAGTGCAGCGTAGCAACCAGCCGTTTGATGCAAGCGTGAAGGGTAGATTCGGGTCGATCAACGCAGGAATCATACgattatgcatcacaaagacacgcacacagaaacacatacTTCTCTCCTTTACCCTTTACCCAAGATGCgctgattattattttatattacacAAAAGGCGATTCTCAATCGGATGCACAACGTCTATGCCCTCCCATCCATACACTGTTTTATTATCAGCTAATCCAGCAGCAACGAACAATACGAGCAAAACTGTTACTAAAATAAAACGTAAAACGTAAGGAAAATTTACAAccaaaaaagcagcaacagcagcagcagccttttCTCTTCAAAACTAGGGCAAAAGCGATCTTCTCACTGTTGTGTGCAATTTACACTTACGGCAACAGCTCACCCGAGAGATCCTTTTCCTGTAGCATTTGGTTGTGGCATCATTTCGTTTATGGCAAAGCACTTAGCATCAGCAAATACGGTACACTCTTAGCATCCCACACACTCGCTGTTTCCTTCTCATTACTTCTTACTCCCCCCTCCCCGTTTGCTCGTTTAATACGGTCCTTAATTCCTGTCCTTCTTTACTACTTATCATAACCGGGCACTCTCTCCTCTTCCTCACAAAAGCGTAAAGAAACTTGTAAAtatatgtatttttatatatatggGTGTACTTATATATGTgtcagtatgtgtgtgtgtataataaACTAGAGCAATGTTTTGCGTTCTTCTCTTAACGTTTTTTTGAACTCTTGTTCACTTGCATTGTCGAAAGCGGCTCGAAAAGCAGAATCAAAACACGCTTAAGTCATTAGGATGTAACGCTCTGGTTAGCTAGCCAGCTTGATGATGGTGCGCGTATGTTTCCTTCCCCCTGGTTTGAGTCCACTTGCACTGCTCTCATGTTTCCCTTGtgtgtttttagttttgttagaataaatgtaaaaatagcGGCACAGAGGCGATATATGTATAATGCGTTTTGCTTGCTGTTTTTTACGCTTTCTTCTTCCATtcgatttgtttcattttctttctcttttgtgTAGCATAGATTACGCTGCGTAAGGACGCACCTGTGTTTTGTTGCGCTTTTTAACTATCATTATGTCTTGTTTGCTTCTCTATCCTTTGCACTGCATGATCTTGAACCTGTTTAGATAGGCTCGTCTTCATTTCTCATTTCTTATATTCTCCCACTCCAACAACATTGTTGCCATCGttcatttccattccattccaatcGCTTTCTATTGCCATTGTTAACCCTTTGCAGTGACGAATGTTTTCGTTCTTTCCAACTCATTTTGCCAGTGTAATCGAAAATCACTATTTCAcccattttgttgttgttggtgtgcaaaaaaaagggtgaaTTCTTGAATTCTACCAAACTTCCTTCTAAAGCAACACACCACATCACATTGGGCAACCATCGTCATATGCAGCATCAACAGGTGCCAAAAGCAAATGCATTCACATGTAAGTTCATCAATCAACCTAGATCGATATTTTGCACATTATTTTCTCTCGTTGAAGCTGCATCCGAGCACATCCATATCCTTGGCCCTTTTACATGTCTAATATATCAGCATacatatttgtgtgtgtgtgttttttcttctatagCGACTTCTTTAtgtaatgaaaaaagaaaggatagGATTGGGTaaaaatttgtttcatttaaatgTTGTGTTTATTTAGCTTCCTTTTTGCTTGCTCTATTATTACTACGCTTCCGGTTAGTATCGTTTTTAACTGATTATGTAAGTGCTTGTAGGTGTTAGTTGCGCTCCATTTCATCCGCGAATTtagaatattaaaaaaaatgaaattcaacATATTCAAACACGATTGATTTTATTCTCTGTATCATAAAAAGCTTAAGATGGAAAATATTGTTCACTCACTCAAATGCTTGCAATTCTTAGAAATTCTGATTCCAGATCatgatttcttttcttttctgaaACAATCTTCTTTTTACGTCgatctttttaaaaaataatcccgcgcacacatacaagcGCAATTGTAAATCCATCTTTAGATAGTCTGTTTTCACTGTTTTGTGCTTTCTTGATGATTTTTCCTCCTGTTTTAGTACCTTTTAGTGTACCTATTCACTTCCGGTTGCGCTAGCGCTTATCTTTCAATTCTGTTATAAGTGGGCTCACTTTTGTAAAAAGTATTATAcatttaagaaaaataaaaaaatgcagcATTCTGGCTGTGGGTATTATCATTCCTCTTGCATACATATCATAAAGATGATGATGTTGGTTATCTAACTATCTACCTGGTTCAATGCGTAACGGTTAGTACAATAGCAGATTTGCGTTACACTTGTTTTATATGCTAAGTGTTAGACACTGCTATCTGATGATCTTGTTCAGTTGGTTCTTGTTTCCACCCATTATTGGCATTTCGTAATTCGTTGCCACTATTTTATCatcgggggaggggggggggggggatagcatttttattttattttgcatttgctttTTAAATGTAATTTGGTCTTCTACGAGCATAAATCCAAAATCAATCACGAATTGCTTtagaatggaaaacaaaactggaATATAGGGTAAGACATTTTATGACATGCTATTTCTTCTTGCACTCCtcctttacacacacacaattcatGCAAAACTTCGTATCCTTGTCCGTTTAGGtcttggagtttttttttcgcttgtttAGTTCACTCCATAATTTAACCGGACGAAGCCGTGACATCGGTCTTTTGAGCGAGAGCCGCCTTATTTTGACGGACCAATTCCGCACGTCTTTCCTGGAATTAAACAGAAACAAGTAATCAAAAAATGAGTATTGCGGCAATATTATAACGTTTATGTGGAAAACATTTATGTGTTCGAGAAAGTAACGtttggcaaacaatgacgTGTTTCTCACTGATAATTTAATCATCAAGCAATGCAGTCGACAAACTTAAAGCCATCACATAAGCCGAATATGGGCTAGGATTGGTTGTGGTACTACAGCAGCATGTTTAATTTGGCATGATTTTCAGTTTTAATTTGATCATAGTGaataatgaaatattttaacataaattatattcttacagggttttctaaTTCAGAATGTAAACATGTtattaaacattgttattcatcgCGTGCCAAATGTTTTTCCACATCGACCTGATATTTCGTTTCCATcgttataatttttaatttcttcagcatgattttcaacacttcaaccCGTTGTTTTTTCACCGGGGTTTGAATCCGGTTCTCATCATCCGTTGATAgatgaagtgttgaaaatcatgttggaaaaattaaaaattattatgatgaaaatgaaataagcATGATGTTGCATAACTTCTTACAGTTAGAACAATGTTTACATACATTACATTAAAacaaagtgacttggaaaaccctgtattccACATCGATGTGACATTTAATTTCCaccataatttttaatttcttcaccatgattttcaacggctgaattgagtttgacagttctttgaaatgtgttgaaaatcttgtgtaaaaagtgaaattttattatgaagctaatacaccatttgacagctgttgaaaaatatcttgGAGGCGAtgaataatgatgtgcacattgaaaaatGACTCGGAAAACCATATAAAATGAAAACGTCGGAGTAATGTGGAATAACATTTTGTaagcggtgaataacaatgtttacattcgaaactgacttggaaaattCTGTGGTAAATTATCTGCTGTCTTTGTTAAAAAGTATTTAATGGAACTTTTCTACGCTTCAAACCTTAATTTTGTTATTGATTTACTCAACagaaattcatttaattttttctcaGTTCAACAGGATTCAGTTCAGacagaaataaaattaatgaaatagCAGAATTTCCTGCCTATTATTGTgcctatttatttattttttttgtgccaaaaTGTTACCCACACCCTACGCTGGTGTATGCGAAATGTTTTCTAGTTCTTATTAAAAATTAGCTTTGCAAGCGCAAACTATATGGTATATAGTTATATAACAAATATGGTAGTTAAGTCAAAGAAGAAGCAGGATGATTGTATTATTGGAACTCTTCTAGTCGACTAGTCgaatgatttgatttgaacAAATTTCACCACATACAAGTGTTTTATTGCAAACTGAGAGGCCTTCGAACTGAATAGTCTAAAtgtattacattttaaacTGAGAGTGcaataacataaataaatcaaataaatacacgccattaaaataaatacaactGCATATGAAATAATGTCTCAAATCAATGTTGTGAAAAGCATATGAAAGTACAACAACTGAAGGAAACCTACGTGCTTGCGAATGTTTTCCAATTTCTTCTGGAGCTCCTTTTCGCGGTTTTGCTCGGCAGTGGACAGCTTGTTTTCGATGATACGCGTCTTTTCGGTGGTTTTTAGTGCTTCGATCTGGTCGATGGTTGCGCGGACTTCGTTCAACTTATCAGTGTTCTGTACGTGTTGTGTGATAATGTGGATGATTGTGATGATGATCAAtgagatgaaaaattaatttattatgaGAAAGTATCATTCAACAAAAGATTGCATCGTTTAAGACAAAAATGTAATAGAATAAGtagataaaatataaatagataaataagAAATTACATTACATTTTGTGAAAAATTACATACAAAAACATTGATACCGGTTTAAGAGCAGCCACAGTCAAATAAATCCACGGCCGAAACACAGAATGATACATTCCATTCCATGTTTAGTCCGGCAATCCAATCAAGCATTCAAATAAAGAATAATTTCACGAAAGTGGAACGACAAGGAAACAATGCCAAACATAGTTGACAGGCATTCCAACGGAGGAAACATAATGTTGTTAAGGGTTGACACGAATGTATGATGATGATATTGAATGAGATGTGTGTAACAGTAATATGAACGCGTTAATCCACCAGAATTCAATGTGCGAAAAGGATACGCATTAAGGTCGTGTGAAATAGTTGCAACCAGAAAGTACGACAATGTGTGTACATAATAAAAAAGATATATAAATATCACAGGGGTTCAATTTATGCGAGTTGTTACGAAATGTAAATGTATGGCATTGTGTCGGTGGAGAAAGTGttacatgaaataaaaaaaaagaaaaataaaaaaacaaaacaaatttaagaaaacgaaaataatTGTACTGTTAATATAAAACTCAGATGGACAACTACCGACCAAACAAGTATGTGTAAAATGCAATTAGACAAGTATGAAACTGGTCTTGATCAACTAATCAAGTAAACATGTTGATCGATCCTACTCCGATTACTCCAAACAGATTGATTTAAAACAGCATACGCTCGATTGGTATCGGGATGTGACATATTGGGTGGTCATGTAACAATTACGTGATACATACGTGTTCCTTTAGTCGATCCAAAATTTTCTTGATGTTATCGTCACGCAGTGTGGCAGCATTTCGTAGCTTATCCTCGAGATGCTTCTGCAACTCCTCGACCTTCTGTTGCTCCAAGCTCTGTCGCGTTTTCTCGATATCGGCTGCGTGAGTCTAaaattttgcattaaattcgcattaaattgttttaaaatgatttagaGATCCCTAGTTTCAAATGATTAAATGACCATAAAACTTTACCTTTAGTTTTTCCTTAATTTCTGATAGTTGCTGTACCCGCTTTTCCTCGTACTGTTCCATTTTGGTATGCAGCACCTCTTTGGCGTGTGTTTTGAATTCCTTGTCCAGCTCATCCTTTTTGCGAGATGCCTCCTCGATTTTGGCCATCTTTGCCGACCAGTCAGCCATCTTTTTTGCCTCCAGCGACAGTCTGCGCTCCTCTGCAGCCTTTAGCTTCTCCTCAATTTCCTCAGCGGAAACATTTTTTCCCTGCGTTGGTGGCAGTTTTGGAAGTGCCACGTTTACGGCCGGTTCCGCAAGAATTACCTCGTAGCACAGGCCACCTTTCGATTTTTCCTGGCAACGGATTTCAGTAGCTAAAAATAAATGGCAGGAAAAAAAGAGGTGCGTTAATTTAGGCCTTTTTGATGTGCCGATATATTACAACCCgataacataaaaataaagatgACTTTGTGATGGAACTGCGCGAGAACAGGGTACGAACATTAGAATGGCTTGGACACAGAATCGAGTGACGTTTTACATTTCGTTTTGCATTTGGGCGGGACTATTTTGGGCCTTGTCTACGCCACCGGGGTTACGAACAACATCTTTTCGATGTTTCTTCGTCAAGACGTGCTatgcattatttatttgacgcagcagcagcaaccacgcTTTTCGTAAACCTTTGTCGAGAATTTGGTACATACCATCGAGCGTgttgtaaattttattttaatttctcaTCCTTGTTTACATGCCAATTTTGGCAGAGATCAACAATCACGGGCATTCAGACAGCCCGTGGTATTATACTTCTTTTGTTCGGCAGCATTTTGCCTCGTAAGGGATTACTCAAAGGCTTtgtcaataaaataaagcaaccCGCCCGAAATGAGAAGACCTTCAAAcgcttaacaaaaaaaaaagtattgaacACCAATTATAAGAGGATCCAAAAGCTAACACGTTGCTAAAACACGGTAAAAACAACGTCGAAAGACACGAATGTAGAGgatatatatattttgtttactttgcGGTTTAGGTAAACCTTTACGATGGCCGTACGGCCCCGTTTTGCCTTTTACGTCGGCATTCATCGTTCGCTTTTGAGTCCTTTAACccttatttcatttattgtgGGGTAGTGCAGTTTTGCTTTATGTCGCAAGAAGCCTAATCGAGTAAAATATTATTACCTCCtctatgtttattttttcttacaATGATACCGCATTACACCAAATTTGGATGGTTGCATGAAACATTATTGAATGCAATTAGCAAGACACACGTTCTActaaaaacagtttaaaattaCCACAACGCTTCTTTCTCCGCTGGGATTTTGAATTTGAACTGTAGTTGAACAAATACATACTAATAGGAAATTTAGTTTTGAGTAGTGCTACATTAAACGTATTGGAGCCTGGATGAATGGACAATAATATGCATATCACAAAGTTCACA
This sequence is a window from Anopheles merus strain MAF chromosome 3R, AmerM5.1, whole genome shotgun sequence. Protein-coding genes within it:
- the LOC121595801 gene encoding stathmin isoform X2, which produces MSTEQTIQSSAEATEIRCQEKSKGGLCYEVILAEPAVNVALPKLPPTQGKNVSAEEIEEKLKAAEERRLSLEAKKMADWSAKMAKIEEASRKKDELDKEFKTHAKEVLHTKMEQYEEKRVQQLSEIKEKLKTHAADIEKTRQSLEQQKVEELQKHLEDKLRNAATLRDDNIKKILDRLKEHNTDKLNEVRATIDQIEALKTTEKTRIIENKLSTAEQNREKELQKKLENIRKHERRAELVRQNKAALAQKTDVTASSG
- the LOC121595801 gene encoding stathmin isoform X3 — protein: MLIGLVRDSVMQCFCHTCRAPVLPAVNRRSAPTKKPTKTRTKQPKASKKVKFITTEIRCQEKSKGGLCYEVILAEPAVNVALPKLPPTQGKNVSAEEIEEKLKAAEERRLSLEAKKMADWSAKMAKIEEASRKKDELDKEFKTHAKEVLHTKMEQYEEKRVQQLSEIKEKLKTHAADIEKTRQSLEQQKVEELQKHLEDKLRNAATLRDDNIKKILDRLKEHERRAELVRQNKAALAQKTDVTASSG
- the LOC121595801 gene encoding stress response protein NST1 isoform X1; translated protein: MLIGLVRDSVMQCFCHTCRAPVLPAVNRRSAPTKKPTKTRTKQPKASKKVKFITTEIRCQEKSKGGLCYEVILAEPAVNVALPKLPPTQGKNVSAEEIEEKLKAAEERRLSLEAKKMADWSAKMAKIEEASRKKDELDKEFKTHAKEVLHTKMEQYEEKRVQQLSEIKEKLKTHAADIEKTRQSLEQQKVEELQKHLEDKLRNAATLRDDNIKKILDRLKEHNTDKLNEVRATIDQIEALKTTEKTRIIENKLSTAEQNREKELQKKLENIRKHERRAELVRQNKAALAQKTDVTASSG